A single region of the Plantactinospora soyae genome encodes:
- a CDS encoding ABC transporter permease subunit, which yields MAEKTATLPEDRAGREVSQETPRPPRSVGLGGQIGKTTALAVTIALAVWAAFPLIERRLWVGLAIEVGVVAVVCYVYLSPRRVPMKYLLPGTLLLIAFQVVPVLYTVGTAVTNFGDGHRGSKDEAIIAIQTSSVSRVPGSTEYALSVATRGVPASDPLLFLLVDPAGAAFVGDSAGLRPLSGATVAGGRITAAEGYNLLGIGQSAARGAEITAFTVPTDRGAIRAQGISGAYEGQAGQLYDAGCDCVREAATGRQWRADDAEGAFVNEAGERLVQGWRVNVGLANFTRVVTDPTIAGPFAGILVWNLAFAAASALGTFALGLLCALALHSPRLRGRRIYQVLLILPYAMPSFAMLLIWRDIFNTDFGLLNRMLDLNVDWFGGTWSARVAVILVQLWLGYPYMFLVATGALQAIPKEVGEAAEMDGAGPWQRFRRVTLPLLLVALSPLLISSFAFNFNNFTAVYLTTEGAPFPADNSSAGGTDLLITYMFRLAFDAQGAQYGFAAAISVVIFTIVAIISAVTFRRTRAQEEVYS from the coding sequence GTGGCCGAGAAGACGGCCACCCTCCCGGAGGATCGTGCTGGCCGGGAAGTCTCCCAGGAGACTCCCCGGCCACCGCGTTCGGTCGGGCTGGGTGGGCAAATCGGAAAGACAACGGCGCTCGCGGTCACCATCGCGCTGGCCGTGTGGGCGGCGTTCCCGCTGATCGAGCGCCGGTTGTGGGTCGGCCTCGCCATCGAGGTCGGCGTGGTCGCGGTGGTCTGCTACGTCTACCTGTCGCCCCGCCGGGTGCCGATGAAGTACCTGCTCCCCGGCACCCTGCTGCTGATCGCCTTCCAGGTGGTCCCGGTGCTGTACACCGTCGGCACCGCGGTCACCAATTTCGGCGACGGGCACCGGGGCAGCAAGGACGAGGCGATCATCGCGATCCAGACCTCGTCGGTGAGCCGGGTGCCGGGCTCGACCGAGTACGCGCTCTCGGTCGCGACCCGGGGCGTACCCGCCAGCGACCCGCTGCTGTTCCTGCTCGTCGATCCGGCCGGTGCCGCCTTCGTCGGCGACTCCGCCGGGCTGCGGCCACTGTCCGGGGCGACCGTCGCAGGTGGGCGGATCACCGCGGCCGAGGGCTACAACCTGCTGGGCATCGGCCAGTCCGCCGCCCGGGGTGCGGAGATCACCGCCTTCACGGTGCCCACCGATCGCGGCGCGATCCGGGCCCAGGGCATCTCCGGCGCGTACGAGGGCCAGGCCGGCCAGCTCTACGACGCCGGCTGCGACTGCGTCCGGGAAGCCGCCACCGGCAGGCAGTGGCGGGCCGACGACGCCGAGGGCGCCTTCGTGAACGAGGCGGGGGAGCGGCTGGTTCAGGGCTGGCGGGTCAACGTCGGCCTCGCCAACTTCACCCGGGTGGTCACCGACCCGACCATCGCCGGCCCGTTCGCCGGCATCCTGGTCTGGAACCTCGCCTTCGCGGCCGCCTCGGCCCTCGGCACGTTCGCGCTCGGGCTGCTCTGCGCGCTGGCGCTGCACTCGCCCAGGCTCCGGGGCCGCCGGATCTACCAGGTCCTGCTCATCCTGCCGTACGCGATGCCGTCGTTCGCGATGCTGCTGATCTGGCGGGACATCTTCAACACCGACTTCGGCCTGCTCAACCGGATGCTCGACCTGAACGTCGACTGGTTCGGCGGCACCTGGTCGGCCCGGGTCGCGGTGATCCTGGTCCAGCTGTGGCTCGGCTACCCGTACATGTTCCTGGTCGCCACCGGGGCACTGCAGGCGATCCCGAAGGAGGTGGGCGAGGCCGCCGAGATGGACGGCGCCGGGCCGTGGCAGCGGTTCCGCCGCGTCACCCTGCCGCTGCTGCTGGTCGCGCTCTCCCCGCTGCTGATCTCGTCGTTCGCGTTCAACTTCAACAACTTCACCGCCGTCTACCTGACCACCGAGGGAGCGCCGTTCCCGGCCGACAACTCCAGTGCCGGCGGAACGGACCTGCTGATCACGTACATGTTCCGGCTGGCCTTCGACGCCCAGGGTGCCCAGTACGGCTTCGCCGCCGCGATCTCGGTAGTCATCTTCACCATCGTCGCGATCATCTCGGCGGTCACCTTCCGCCGGACCCGGGCCCAGGAAGAGGTGTACTCTTGA
- a CDS encoding RNA-guided endonuclease InsQ/TnpB family protein, whose protein sequence is MSRTVKRAFRYRFYPTEAQAAELSRTFGCVRRVYNLALQARTEAWVLRRERITYNATSAMLTGWKRTEELAFLNEVSSVPLQQALRHLQGAFVNFFANRARYPSFKSRKKSRKSAEYTTSGFRCRDGRLTLAKMVEPLDIVWSRPLPEGASPSTVTVCQDAAGRWFVSLLCDDVIEPVPAVNTAVGVDAGLDSLLTLSTGEKVTNPRHERADRSALARAQRQLARKEKGSVNRARARLRVARIHARITDRRRDHLHKLTTRLVRDNQTIVIEDLTVRNMVKNHTLARAISDAAWRQFRTMVEYKADWYGRNLIVVDRWFPSSKLCSTCGVLAQRMPLDVRTWTCRCGTVHDRDVNAARNILAEGLSVTACGAGVRPQRADARTRQSVPKQENPRATEGIPAH, encoded by the coding sequence GTGTCCAGGACCGTGAAGCGGGCGTTCAGGTACCGCTTCTACCCGACCGAGGCGCAGGCAGCGGAGCTGTCGCGTACGTTCGGGTGCGTCCGGAGGGTCTACAACCTGGCGCTGCAGGCCCGTACCGAGGCGTGGGTCCTGCGGCGGGAACGGATCACCTACAACGCGACCAGTGCGATGCTCACCGGGTGGAAGAGGACCGAGGAACTGGCGTTCCTCAACGAGGTGTCGTCGGTGCCGTTGCAGCAGGCCCTGCGGCACCTGCAGGGCGCGTTCGTCAACTTCTTCGCCAACCGGGCCCGGTACCCGAGCTTCAAGTCCAGGAAGAAGTCGCGGAAGTCGGCGGAGTACACCACCAGCGGGTTCCGCTGCCGCGACGGCCGGCTGACTCTGGCGAAGATGGTAGAGCCGTTGGACATCGTGTGGTCGCGGCCGTTGCCTGAGGGTGCGTCGCCGTCCACGGTGACGGTGTGCCAGGACGCGGCCGGACGCTGGTTCGTGTCCCTGCTCTGCGACGATGTGATCGAACCGGTCCCGGCCGTCAACACGGCTGTTGGGGTGGACGCCGGACTGGACAGCCTGCTGACGTTGAGTACCGGTGAGAAGGTCACCAACCCGCGCCACGAACGCGCCGACCGGTCCGCGCTGGCCCGCGCCCAGCGCCAGCTCGCACGTAAGGAGAAGGGGTCGGTGAATCGGGCCAGGGCCCGGTTGAGGGTGGCCCGGATCCACGCGCGGATCACCGACCGGCGTCGGGACCACCTGCACAAACTGACCACTCGACTCGTTCGTGACAACCAAACGATCGTGATCGAGGACCTGACCGTGCGTAACATGGTCAAAAATCACACTCTGGCCCGTGCGATCAGTGATGCGGCCTGGCGGCAGTTCCGCACCATGGTCGAATACAAAGCCGACTGGTACGGCCGGAACCTGATAGTTGTGGACCGTTGGTTCCCGTCGTCGAAGCTGTGCTCGACGTGTGGTGTTCTCGCGCAGCGGATGCCGCTGGACGTGCGGACGTGGACCTGCCGATGCGGCACCGTCCACGACCGCGACGTCAACGCGGCCCGCAACATTCTGGCGGAGGGGCTCTCCGTCACGGCCTGTGGAGCCGGTGTAAGACCTCAACGGGCGGACGCCCGGACGAGGCAGTCGGTGCCGAAGCAGGAAAACCCAAGGGCGACCGAGGGAATCCCCGCCCATTAG
- a CDS encoding sugar ABC transporter permease produces the protein MTWVKSVGWRHLVGVGAVLFSLFPIVFVVSAALNPLGTLSSSELLPTGFTARNFLDLFAEHAFARWYGNSLLIAGLASGAAVFISMLAAYAFSRMRFRGRRVGLLSLLMIQMFPQFLAIVTIYLMFTTITEYWPAIGFNTAWGLIILYLGGALGVNTWLMKGFFDTVPKELDESATMDGASHAQAFFRIILPLVMPIIAVTGLLVFIATINEFLLANIFLTDTNAKTLPVGLYGLLGGESRNVNFGVFCAGSLLTAIPTVLVFQFLQRYIVSGLTAGSVKG, from the coding sequence ATGACCTGGGTAAAGAGTGTCGGCTGGCGACACCTGGTCGGAGTCGGTGCCGTCCTCTTCTCCCTCTTCCCGATCGTCTTCGTGGTCTCGGCGGCGCTGAACCCGCTCGGCACCCTCTCCTCCAGCGAACTGCTGCCGACCGGGTTCACCGCCCGGAACTTCCTCGACCTGTTCGCCGAGCACGCCTTCGCCCGCTGGTACGGCAACTCGCTGCTGATCGCCGGCCTGGCGTCCGGCGCGGCGGTGTTCATCTCCATGCTGGCCGCGTACGCGTTCAGCCGGATGCGGTTCCGGGGCCGCCGGGTGGGACTGCTGTCCCTGCTGATGATCCAGATGTTTCCGCAGTTCCTGGCGATCGTGACGATCTACCTGATGTTCACCACGATCACCGAGTACTGGCCGGCGATCGGGTTCAACACCGCCTGGGGCCTGATCATCCTCTACCTCGGCGGTGCGCTCGGGGTGAACACCTGGCTGATGAAGGGCTTCTTCGACACTGTGCCGAAGGAACTCGACGAGTCGGCCACGATGGACGGCGCGTCACACGCGCAGGCGTTCTTCCGGATCATCCTGCCCCTGGTCATGCCGATCATCGCCGTCACCGGGCTGCTCGTCTTCATCGCCACCATCAACGAGTTCCTCCTGGCCAACATCTTCCTGACCGACACCAACGCCAAGACCCTGCCGGTCGGGCTCTACGGGCTGCTCGGCGGCGAGTCCCGGAACGTCAACTTCGGGGTCTTCTGCGCCGGTTCGCTGCTCACCGCGATCCCGACGGTGCTGGTCTTCCAGTTCCTCCAGCGGTACATCGTGAGCGGGCTGACCGCCGGCTCGGTGAAGGGGTGA